The following coding sequences lie in one Amycolatopsis cihanbeyliensis genomic window:
- a CDS encoding ABC transporter permease has product MTAMNLLLSDSAALIGRHLRHTKRVPQKLISATIMPVAMVVIFGYLFGSSMQVPGGDYKEYIMPGIFTMVMLAGISTTAVGVATDLHNGLVDRFRSLPISHVSVLIGRTVSDLVTTVISCMVMTAVGYLIGWRISGGVLAVLGGFLLIFLLGLAMAWLGAWIGLAMRNAEAVNAIGSFVTMPLAFLSAAFFPLSNLPGWLRTVAEWNPVSAVTTAAREMWGNPTGIGADAGLPVRNPVLFSLLGLAVLFAIAVPKAVRAFQRAAAR; this is encoded by the coding sequence ATGACCGCGATGAACCTGCTGCTGAGCGATTCGGCGGCGCTGATCGGCAGGCACCTACGGCACACCAAGCGGGTCCCGCAGAAGCTGATCAGTGCCACCATCATGCCGGTGGCGATGGTCGTCATATTCGGTTACCTGTTCGGTAGCTCGATGCAGGTACCGGGCGGTGACTACAAGGAATACATCATGCCCGGCATCTTCACGATGGTGATGCTCGCCGGGATATCGACCACGGCTGTCGGCGTCGCCACCGACCTGCACAACGGGCTGGTGGACCGGTTTCGCTCGCTGCCCATCTCGCACGTTTCGGTACTGATCGGACGTACCGTTTCGGACCTGGTGACGACCGTCATCTCGTGCATGGTGATGACGGCCGTCGGGTACCTCATCGGGTGGCGGATCAGCGGTGGGGTGCTGGCCGTGCTCGGCGGCTTCCTGCTGATCTTCCTGCTCGGCCTGGCGATGGCCTGGCTCGGGGCGTGGATCGGGCTCGCGATGCGTAACGCGGAGGCGGTCAACGCGATCGGTTCCTTCGTCACCATGCCGCTCGCCTTCCTCTCCGCGGCGTTCTTCCCCCTCAGCAACCTGCCCGGCTGGCTGCGCACCGTCGCCGAGTGGAACCCGGTCAGCGCGGTGACCACCGCGGCGCGGGAGATGTGGGGCAATCCCACCGGCATCGGGGCGGACGCCGGCCTGCCGGTGCGGAATCCGGTCTTGTTCTCGCTGCTGGGCCTGGCCGTGCTGTTCGCCATCGCCGTACCGAAAGCCGTTCGCGCCTTCCAGCGCGCGGCCGCTCGCTGA
- a CDS encoding ATP-binding cassette domain-containing protein, with the protein MGIAISAEGLCKRYGNVEALKDVDLTVDSGTVFGVLGPNGAGKTTLVRMLATLLEPDAGSASIAGFDVVRQAREVRKRIGLTGQYAALDGWLTGRENLTLIGTLYHIGRKRARERTAELLERFDLVDAADRPVRTYSGGMRRRLDLAASLMARPPVLFLDEPTTGLDLVSRAALWDMVKEQVAAGVTVLLTTQYLEEADYLADRIAVIDKGGVVAEGAPDELKRRVGGERLEISVSTTEMAAAAIEPLTEAQPATPVVDDSGLRVSVALETGVRGIAAAANALERGGIDVVDFVVRRPSLDDVFLELTGNRRHGDGARDVAAVANGTGAV; encoded by the coding sequence ATGGGTATCGCGATCTCGGCGGAAGGGCTGTGCAAGCGCTACGGCAACGTGGAAGCGCTGAAGGATGTCGACCTCACCGTCGACTCCGGCACCGTGTTCGGCGTGCTCGGTCCGAACGGGGCCGGGAAGACCACACTGGTGCGCATGCTGGCGACCCTGCTGGAGCCGGACGCGGGCAGCGCCAGCATCGCCGGCTTCGACGTGGTCCGGCAGGCAAGGGAAGTGCGTAAGCGGATCGGCCTCACCGGCCAGTACGCCGCGCTCGACGGTTGGCTGACCGGCAGGGAGAACCTGACCCTGATCGGCACGCTTTACCATATCGGCCGCAAGCGGGCCAGGGAGCGCACTGCCGAGTTGCTGGAGCGGTTCGACCTGGTCGATGCGGCCGACCGTCCGGTAAGGACCTACTCGGGCGGGATGCGGCGGAGGCTGGACCTCGCGGCCAGCCTGATGGCTCGACCACCGGTGCTCTTCCTGGACGAGCCGACTACCGGGCTCGATCTGGTCAGCCGCGCGGCGCTGTGGGACATGGTCAAGGAGCAGGTGGCCGCCGGCGTCACCGTGCTGCTGACCACGCAGTACCTCGAGGAGGCCGATTATCTCGCCGACCGGATCGCCGTGATCGACAAGGGCGGCGTGGTCGCCGAGGGCGCCCCGGACGAGCTGAAGCGGAGGGTCGGCGGCGAGCGGCTCGAGATCTCGGTGTCGACCACCGAGATGGCGGCGGCCGCGATCGAGCCGCTCACCGAGGCGCAACCGGCCACCCCGGTGGTCGACGACTCCGGGCTGCGGGTCTCGGTGGCACTGGAGACCGGCGTGCGGGGCATCGCCGCCGCCGCGAACGCGCTGGAACGCGGCGGTATCGACGTCGTCGACTTCGTCGTCAGGCGACCGTCGCTGGACGATGTCTTCCTCGAGCTGACCGGAAATCGCCGGCACGGCGACGGCGCGAGAGACGTCGCCGCCGTGGCCAACGGAACGGGAGCAGTGTGA